Part of the Candidatus Cloacimonadota bacterium genome, CTTGAAAAGACTCCAGGGAGTATTTTCCAATCATTACTTCAGAACCTATAGAAGCTCAGATATTATCGGAGTGGAGATTGGCGGAGCAATCAAAAACATCATTGCCATTGCAGCTGGGATTGTAAGCGGATTGGGCTTTGGGGACAATACTATGGGCGCACTTCTGACAAGAGGAATCGTAGAAATTAGTCGCTTCGGAAAAAGCATGAATGCTCAACCAGAGACTTTTCTAGGTCTCTCTGGTATCGGAGACCTTATTACCACAGCCATCAGTCCCAATAGCCGAAATCGCTATGTAGGCTACGAGATTGGCAAAGGTAAAACTCTTGCGGAGGTTCAAGCTTCCATGCAGATGGTAGCTGAAGGTGTTGCCAGCACCCGTAGTGTGTATCAACTGGCGAAAAAGCTAGATGTCGAGATGCCGATCGTAACTCAGGTATATAGAATCTTGTACGAGGATAAAGACCCGCAGGAAGCCATGAGAGACTTGATGTTACGTGAATTGAAGGCAGAATTTGTATAGTCCCTTAATGCCTGATAAAGAGCCAGCACCAGGTTGAGCAGTTACATCGATTCTTTTTTGAGTACTATCAAAGCTATCTATTTCAAGTACCAGTTTGTACCTTTCATCCCCGCAAACGCGAAAGTGGATAAAACCCGCGAAAAGCAGAAACCCGGTCGTTTGCTTTCTCTATCTTTGCAGATTTCTGATATATCAATTGAGCACATTCCGTATTGAAACGAATCCTTGACAAATATCATAGTCTGAAATAGAAAGAACCTAAATCTGAAAGTGAGTAATTATGCCGATTTACGAGATTCACGTTCGAGGCCGGGTACAGGGAGTTGGATATCGCTATCATGCGAGAGAAAGCGCTCTGCAAATGGGGATTACGGGATATGTCCGCAATCTGCCTGACCGAAGCGTGTACATCGTAGCTGAGGCTGATGAATTTCTGATCGACAGCTTTTGTGAAATGCTACGCAGGGGAAATGGCTTTTCCCGGGTAGAGCAGATCACAAAAGAAATAATGAACACTGAAAACAGGTATCATGATTTTGAAATTGGATAGAATACGCTGCCTTGTGCTGGTTTTATTGATGATTCCGGTAATGGCATTGGCACAAGTGCAGAACCATATTGTAAAACGCGGCGATACTCTCTACGGCCTGGCCAGAAAGTACGGAATGACTGTGCAGGAAATTCAGGACTTGAATCAGTTAAGCACCACCAACTTATCCATTGGTCAAGTACTGAAAGTACGTGTCTCAGAGACAACTCCTGTTTCCACCCCTGCTCCTGTAGAAAGGGATAAACCGCAAGCCACGCAACCCGTTCAACAAGGCCCAGCTACAGTAGCTTCACCTACTCCAACTCCGGCTCCTGATCCAGCTCCCACATTTCAAAGATCATCTCTTCCCGCAGACTACTTTTATAAAGTACAAAGGGGAGATAACCTCTTTAGAATTGCCAAAAACCATAACATCAGCTTCCATGAAATGCTGAAGTGGAACAGCTTTGAAACTGAAAAAGTATCCATTTACCCCGGACAACGGATCATCATAAAGGATCCCTACAAGGCACCAAAGTCTGAAAGTGACAATGAAGACACTGATGTAAATGAGATCAAACCGCAGATCCCGGTTACTACGCCACCAACATCAGATGCAGATACTGAAGTCATAGAAAAGGTGTATATAGTTCAACCCAAAGACACTCTCTTCAAGATCGCCCGGGAAAACAACATGACCGTGGATGAGATCAAAAGGATCAACTCCCTGCTTTCAAACGATATCCGGGTAGGACAAAAGATATATCTGGCAGGAAGCCCCAGACCCGGAGGATCTACACCTTCCGGAGTATCACTCACCGAAGCAGACATCATCAACAAAGACAAGATACGAGATGATCTAATAATGCCTGTGGAAGGGAAGATACTCTCAGAATACGGTTTGCGCAATGGCAGACCACACAAGGGGATAGATCTCGGAGCAAAGAACGGAACTCCCATCTACGCAGTTTTGGATGGAACCGTGGTTTACTCCGGTGTGCAGGGAGCCTATGGTAATGTTGTGGTCATTGAGCATCCAGATTTTGTGATGACCGTGTATGCCCACAATGAAAAGAATCTCGTGGCAGTGGGCGATAAGATCCAAAAGGGTCAACAGATTGCAACGGTCGGATCTACTGGAAACGCTACTGGGTCACACTTACACTTTGAGTATCGCATCAAAGGTAAAGCAATCAATCCTCGAAAAGTTCTACCTCTGGGACAAGGGTGATTTTGAATATGCCCAGAAGAGTGAGAAGAGATAGTGTCTTTGCAGATAAAGCTCTGCAGAGCTATCTGAATGAGATTTCAAAGTTCAAGCCCTTGAGCAGGCATGAAGAGCATGAATTGGGGAAGAAAGCCCGCAATGGAGATGCTGAAGCGATGAACCGCCTCATTCAGGCGAATCTGAAATTTGTGGTCAAGATCGCCGCCCGTTATCAGAATCGGGGCTTGTCTCTATCGGAATTGATCAGTGAAGGCAACATCGGCCTTATCAAAGCCATAGAGAAGTTCGATCCAGATAAGGATATCAAGTTGATCTCTTATGCTATTTGGTGGATCAAACAACGGATTATGCTGGCAGTTTCCGAGAAATCGTCTCTTATTCGTGTCCCCTTGGGAAAATCCAGTACTGCACACCGCATCAAGGCTACTCAGGAGAGAGTGTTTGCAGAGACCGGGGAAAAAGCCAGCTCAGAAGAGATAGCCGACAGACTAAACATCACAGAAAAATCAGTGGATTTGCTCAAAGAACAGATGCCGGATACTTCATCTTATGACGATATCATGCAAACCACAGACTTTCAAGACTACACTACCAGGGATCTTCTGGAAGATAAAGACACCCTGGATCCGCAACAACTATACCAACAAGATAAACTTACATCACGCATCCACAATGCTATCGATAAATTGGAACACCGCGAAGCGGAGATCATCCGAACTTACTTTGGCCTAAATGATAAGCATGAGACCAAGAATTTCGCTCAAATCGCAGAAGTAATGGGACTTTCCAGGGAACGCGTCCGACAGATCCAGAAGGAAGCCCTGAAGAAAATTCTTGTGGAACTGAAACCGGAAGAAGATGCCTTTGTGGATGAATTCATAGACCGTTATAATTATTAGCCAAAGGAGCTTTCTAAATGATTAAAGATTTTAATGAGCTTGTACAAAAAGTGAAAGATTCCCGCCGTGGCACTGTTGTTATCGCCGCTGCACACACCGAAAGCGTATTGGACGCTGCTATCCTGGCTAAAGAGGAATCCCTGGCAGAAAGCATCCTTGTGGGTGATGCTCCGTCCATCCGGGAACTGCTCCAGCGCTTGGCTCCGGAACACTCTCATAGTTTTGAGATAGTGGACACAGGAAAAGACCTTGTTCTTGCTGCAAAGACATCAGTAGCTCTGGCAAGAGAGAACAAAGCCGACATTATATTGAAGGGTAAGACCGACACATCAATGTTGCTGCGTGCAGTATTGGATAAAGAGAAAGGACTGCGTACCAGTGATGTGATATCTGATGTTTTGGCTTATGAGCATCCGGAAGGAATCAAGCTGATGAGCGATGGAGGAATCAACCTCATGCCAGACCTCTCTGAAAAGATCGCCATCATCAGGAATGCAGTTCAGGTAGCCCACTATCTGGGCAATCCCAACCCTAAAGTAGCAATCCTTTCAGCAGTTGAAGTTGTAAATCCAAAAATGCCGGCAACTATGGATGCTGCGATGATCTCCAAAATGAACGAACGCAATCAGATACCCGGATGTATCATCGAAGGACCTCTTGCTTT contains:
- a CDS encoding NAD(P)-dependent glycerol-3-phosphate dehydrogenase; this encodes MKISIIGGGGWGLALAKLLAENGHELLVWEYNPDFLASLKENHANPVLLKGISLPESIAFSDSFADVADFCSDIMLLATPSQFIRNTLRSIPSDIAARIWLRRDLMAIVNVAKGIEENTLKTIDRILIEELPKTVHNKICALSGPSHAEEVAREVPTTVVIAGSDEELLKRLQGVFSNHYFRTYRSSDIIGVEIGGAIKNIIAIAAGIVSGLGFGDNTMGALLTRGIVEISRFGKSMNAQPETFLGLSGIGDLITTAISPNSRNRYVGYEIGKGKTLAEVQASMQMVAEGVASTRSVYQLAKKLDVEMPIVTQVYRILYEDKDPQEAMRDLMLRELKAEFV
- a CDS encoding acylphosphatase, producing MPIYEIHVRGRVQGVGYRYHARESALQMGITGYVRNLPDRSVYIVAEADEFLIDSFCEMLRRGNGFSRVEQITKEIMNTENRYHDFEIG
- a CDS encoding LysM peptidoglycan-binding domain-containing protein; translated protein: MILKLDRIRCLVLVLLMIPVMALAQVQNHIVKRGDTLYGLARKYGMTVQEIQDLNQLSTTNLSIGQVLKVRVSETTPVSTPAPVERDKPQATQPVQQGPATVASPTPTPAPDPAPTFQRSSLPADYFYKVQRGDNLFRIAKNHNISFHEMLKWNSFETEKVSIYPGQRIIIKDPYKAPKSESDNEDTDVNEIKPQIPVTTPPTSDADTEVIEKVYIVQPKDTLFKIARENNMTVDEIKRINSLLSNDIRVGQKIYLAGSPRPGGSTPSGVSLTEADIINKDKIRDDLIMPVEGKILSEYGLRNGRPHKGIDLGAKNGTPIYAVLDGTVVYSGVQGAYGNVVVIEHPDFVMTVYAHNEKNLVAVGDKIQKGQQIATVGSTGNATGSHLHFEYRIKGKAINPRKVLPLGQG
- a CDS encoding RNA polymerase sigma factor RpoD/SigA, producing MPRRVRRDSVFADKALQSYLNEISKFKPLSRHEEHELGKKARNGDAEAMNRLIQANLKFVVKIAARYQNRGLSLSELISEGNIGLIKAIEKFDPDKDIKLISYAIWWIKQRIMLAVSEKSSLIRVPLGKSSTAHRIKATQERVFAETGEKASSEEIADRLNITEKSVDLLKEQMPDTSSYDDIMQTTDFQDYTTRDLLEDKDTLDPQQLYQQDKLTSRIHNAIDKLEHREAEIIRTYFGLNDKHETKNFAQIAEVMGLSRERVRQIQKEALKKILVELKPEEDAFVDEFIDRYNY
- a CDS encoding bifunctional enoyl-CoA hydratase/phosphate acetyltransferase codes for the protein MIKDFNELVQKVKDSRRGTVVIAAAHTESVLDAAILAKEESLAESILVGDAPSIRELLQRLAPEHSHSFEIVDTGKDLVLAAKTSVALARENKADIILKGKTDTSMLLRAVLDKEKGLRTSDVISDVLAYEHPEGIKLMSDGGINLMPDLSEKIAIIRNAVQVAHYLGNPNPKVAILSAVEVVNPKMPATMDAAMISKMNERNQIPGCIIEGPLAFDNAVDIKAAKMKGINSPVGGNADIMIVPNIEAGNIYGKMLTYYCKYRVAHVVMGTKAPILIPSRADDGEIKMLCMALALASMIR